In Thermococcus stetteri, the following proteins share a genomic window:
- a CDS encoding 4Fe-4S binding protein — MKAPTLVPVVLRNLFKKPATNRFPQTEPVPIPEDFRGMIAYNVDKCVGCRMCVNVCPAGVFVYLPEIRKVALWTARCVYCGQCVDVCPTGALQLSKDFLLASYDNKSDRFIPLKPEEVEEIKRKLEEQKKAKEAAKKAGEKSKAEKK; from the coding sequence GTGAAGGCACCAACACTCGTCCCAGTGGTTCTCAGGAACCTGTTCAAGAAACCAGCGACCAACCGCTTCCCGCAGACGGAGCCGGTGCCGATTCCTGAGGACTTCAGGGGCATGATAGCCTACAACGTGGACAAGTGCGTCGGCTGCAGAATGTGCGTCAACGTCTGCCCGGCTGGGGTCTTCGTCTATCTCCCAGAGATAAGGAAGGTCGCCCTGTGGACGGCCCGCTGTGTTTACTGCGGCCAGTGCGTTGACGTCTGCCCAACTGGAGCTCTCCAGCTGAGCAAGGACTTCCTCCTGGCGAGCTACGACAACAAGAGCGACCGCTTCATTCCACTGAAGCCAGAAGAGGTCGAGGAGATAAAGAGGAAGCTTGAGGAGCAGAAGAAGGCCAAGGAAGCCGCGAAGAAGGCCGGAGAAAAATCCAAAGCCGAGAAGAAGTGA
- a CDS encoding respiratory chain complex I subunit 1 family protein, with protein MDVVSNVVYPVAGLLGLYAFVSLASLVWEGIDRKLVARMQRRIGPPILQPVYDFLKLASKETIIPNTANYMFRAAPVLSLATAIALLAYTPMGFTPILASKGDVIVFIYLLTLISFFKMLGSISSGNPYAKIGAAREVALMVSREPAMMLAIFTIMWRIGKLGVDKPFSMGTFYQHNIWEIGTPMSFVGALILLYVFAVWLASEIEAGFFNIPEAEEEIAEGTLVEYSGRYLALLKLTKAIKAFIAASLVVAIFFPWGISGYFGLTGLSANIADLLFHTLKVFAVLFVVQSVFRAVTGRLKITQAVDFLWKNVFLASLIGSLLIAMEVIM; from the coding sequence ATGGACGTGGTGAGCAACGTTGTCTATCCCGTCGCGGGTCTGCTCGGCCTCTACGCCTTTGTCTCGCTCGCTTCCCTCGTCTGGGAGGGAATAGACAGGAAGTTAGTGGCCAGAATGCAGAGGAGGATCGGCCCGCCGATACTCCAGCCGGTTTACGACTTCCTCAAGCTGGCCAGCAAGGAGACCATCATACCGAACACGGCGAACTACATGTTCAGGGCCGCTCCCGTTTTGTCTCTAGCCACTGCCATAGCCCTCTTAGCCTACACGCCGATGGGCTTCACGCCGATTCTGGCGAGCAAGGGAGACGTCATCGTGTTCATCTACCTCTTAACCCTCATCAGCTTCTTCAAGATGCTTGGCTCGATAAGCTCCGGAAACCCGTACGCAAAGATAGGCGCCGCGAGGGAAGTGGCCCTGATGGTGTCGAGGGAGCCCGCGATGATGCTGGCCATCTTCACAATCATGTGGCGCATAGGAAAGCTCGGCGTGGACAAGCCCTTCAGCATGGGAACATTCTACCAGCACAACATATGGGAGATAGGGACTCCGATGAGCTTTGTCGGTGCTTTAATACTCCTCTACGTCTTCGCGGTCTGGCTGGCGAGCGAGATAGAGGCCGGCTTCTTCAACATCCCGGAGGCCGAGGAAGAGATAGCCGAGGGAACCCTTGTGGAGTACAGTGGGAGGTATCTGGCTCTGCTCAAGCTCACCAAGGCAATCAAGGCATTCATAGCCGCTTCCCTCGTGGTCGCGATATTCTTCCCGTGGGGGATCTCGGGCTACTTCGGGCTGACAGGCCTTTCAGCGAATATCGCTGATCTGCTCTTCCACACGCTGAAGGTCTTCGCAGTCCTCTTCGTCGTCCAGAGCGTCTTCAGGGCTGTGACGGGGAGGCTGAAGATAACGCAGGCGGTGGACTTCCTGTGGAAGAACGTCTTCCTGGCCTCGCTGATTGGCTCTCTCCTCATAGCGATGGAGGTGATAATGTGA
- a CDS encoding hydrogenase large subunit, which translates to MTEKVEYWVKIPFGPIHPGLEEPEKFILTLDGEKIVDVDVKLGYNLRGIQWIALRRNYIQIMYLAERMCGICSFSHNHTYTRAVEEAAGIEVPERAEYIRVIIGELERIHSHLLNLGVLAHDIGYDTLLHLTWLAREKVMDTLEAVSGNRVNYSMVTIGGVRRDIDEKKRKVIEEMIRHYREVFPQIEDAFLHDPTIEARFRDTAVISKRVALEQGAVGPTGRGSGIRDDARWSERLGVYPDLGIKPVMPQDVTGERPRGDVFDRMAVRIGELYQSLELIEHALDAMPDGQIKAFPKDNVLYAKLRLLVDGEGIGRYEAPRGELVHYVRGKKGSDRPLRWKPREPTFPNLFSVAKGVIGDQVADFVVAVASIDPCLSCTDRVAVVQDGKKRILTEKDLLKESIKKTREINPDIKGDPSPLGVGCVR; encoded by the coding sequence ATGACCGAGAAGGTCGAGTACTGGGTCAAGATACCCTTCGGTCCGATTCATCCCGGACTAGAAGAGCCCGAGAAGTTCATACTCACCCTCGACGGCGAGAAAATCGTTGACGTTGACGTGAAGCTCGGCTACAACCTTCGCGGAATCCAGTGGATAGCACTCAGGAGGAACTACATCCAGATAATGTATCTGGCGGAGAGAATGTGCGGGATCTGCTCCTTCTCCCACAACCACACCTACACGAGGGCCGTCGAGGAAGCGGCGGGCATAGAGGTGCCCGAGAGGGCTGAGTACATCCGCGTCATCATCGGCGAGCTTGAGAGGATACACTCCCACCTCCTCAACCTCGGCGTTCTTGCTCATGACATAGGCTACGACACCCTGCTTCACCTCACCTGGCTCGCCCGTGAGAAGGTAATGGACACCCTTGAGGCCGTCTCCGGGAACCGCGTTAACTACTCGATGGTGACGATAGGCGGTGTGAGGAGGGATATCGATGAGAAGAAGAGGAAAGTGATAGAGGAGATGATAAGGCACTACAGGGAGGTCTTCCCGCAGATAGAGGATGCCTTCCTGCACGACCCGACGATAGAGGCCCGTTTCAGGGACACGGCAGTGATAAGCAAGCGCGTTGCCCTGGAGCAGGGTGCCGTTGGCCCAACTGGAAGGGGGAGCGGAATCAGGGACGACGCTCGCTGGAGCGAGAGGCTCGGGGTCTACCCTGACCTCGGCATAAAGCCGGTTATGCCGCAGGACGTGACAGGGGAGAGGCCGAGGGGGGACGTCTTCGACAGGATGGCCGTAAGGATAGGCGAGCTTTACCAGAGCCTTGAGCTCATAGAGCACGCCCTCGATGCCATGCCCGACGGGCAGATAAAGGCCTTTCCAAAGGACAACGTCCTCTACGCCAAACTTCGCCTCCTGGTCGACGGGGAAGGAATAGGGAGGTACGAGGCCCCGAGGGGCGAGCTCGTCCACTACGTCCGCGGAAAGAAGGGAAGCGATAGGCCGCTCCGCTGGAAGCCGAGGGAGCCGACGTTCCCGAACCTATTCTCCGTTGCCAAGGGTGTCATCGGCGACCAGGTTGCGGACTTCGTTGTGGCGGTCGCTTCAATAGACCCATGCCTGAGCTGTACGGACAGGGTCGCCGTTGTGCAGGACGGGAAGAAGAGAATCCTGACCGAGAAGGACCTGCTGAAGGAGTCGATAAAGAAGACGCGCGAGATAAACCCTGACATCAAGGGAGACCCGAGCCCGCTTGGTGTTGGCTGTGTGAGGTGA
- a CDS encoding NADH-quinone oxidoreductase subunit C, with amino-acid sequence MGEADPVTDVNEVKEPTKAEEVARKIAERFPSASVEVKTNKWGRQRVWVRIPREDYRALMKFIKELDPEAHYSIGIEQDWGDELGFLSHLLILYDDAPAVSLIVDVHAPKDDPVLPDVSDVFPIALQFEREGMEMVGLDFEGAPDKRRLFLPDDFPEGIYPLRLDDKGVSDEMAHNAGHPYMIGGARK; translated from the coding sequence ATGGGGGAAGCTGATCCTGTAACCGATGTTAACGAAGTCAAAGAACCGACGAAGGCGGAGGAGGTTGCAAGGAAAATAGCCGAGCGCTTTCCGAGCGCGAGCGTCGAGGTGAAGACCAACAAGTGGGGGAGGCAGAGGGTCTGGGTGAGGATTCCGAGGGAGGACTACAGGGCCCTGATGAAGTTCATCAAGGAGCTCGACCCGGAGGCCCACTACTCGATAGGCATCGAGCAGGACTGGGGGGACGAGCTGGGCTTTCTGAGTCACCTCCTCATACTCTACGATGACGCCCCCGCGGTCTCCCTCATCGTTGACGTCCACGCGCCAAAGGACGACCCTGTACTGCCAGACGTCAGTGATGTGTTCCCCATAGCTCTCCAGTTCGAGAGGGAAGGAATGGAGATGGTAGGACTCGACTTCGAGGGCGCTCCAGACAAGAGGAGGCTCTTCCTTCCAGATGATTTCCCAGAGGGCATCTACCCGCTCCGCCTCGACGATAAAGGTGTTTCTGACGAAATGGCGCACAACGCGGGCCATCCGTACATGATTGGAGGTGCGAGGAAATGA
- a CDS encoding NADH-quinone oxidoreductase subunit B family protein → MAITVPADQNGKKSNPSERERLERRIAQLCRFIGRSPWVFHINSGSCNGCDIEIIAALTPRYDAERFGVKLVGSPRHADVLLVTGPVTNQSLERVKLVYEQTPDPKIVIAVGACPTGGSVFYESPFTNAPLDRIIPVDVYVPGCPPRPEAILHGVVLALEKLARMVKGEVPQEVRE, encoded by the coding sequence ATGGCTATAACAGTTCCCGCTGACCAAAACGGCAAAAAATCAAACCCATCGGAGCGCGAGAGGCTTGAGAGGAGGATAGCCCAGCTCTGCAGGTTCATCGGAAGGTCTCCCTGGGTCTTTCACATAAACAGCGGCTCGTGCAACGGTTGCGACATCGAAATTATAGCGGCACTGACGCCGAGGTACGATGCCGAGAGGTTTGGAGTAAAGCTCGTTGGTTCACCGAGGCATGCTGATGTACTCCTCGTCACCGGGCCGGTGACCAACCAGAGCCTTGAGAGGGTAAAGCTCGTCTACGAGCAGACCCCCGATCCCAAGATAGTGATAGCCGTCGGAGCATGCCCAACCGGAGGAAGCGTCTTCTACGAAAGTCCCTTCACGAACGCTCCGCTCGACAGGATAATCCCGGTTGACGTTTACGTCCCGGGCTGTCCGCCGAGGCCCGAAGCCATACTCCACGGCGTCGTTCTGGCCCTGGAGAAGCTCGCCAGGATGGTTAAGGGAGAAGTTCCGCAGGAGGTGAGAGAATGA
- a CDS encoding hydrogenase → MFGYWDALYFVFTFIIGLILAYLLDQWAKRSGMGTRTAGDGTKIFISGEDPDKVIPGFEHLEGHYTGRNVMWGLTYALKNFFNVLRRDHTGLLTDYASYLVIVTAFVMGVLLIWG, encoded by the coding sequence ATGTTTGGCTACTGGGATGCCCTCTACTTCGTCTTCACCTTCATCATAGGACTCATCCTGGCCTACCTCCTTGACCAGTGGGCGAAGAGGAGCGGTATGGGCACGAGGACAGCAGGGGACGGAACGAAGATATTCATCAGCGGCGAAGACCCTGACAAAGTTATTCCGGGCTTCGAGCACCTCGAGGGCCACTACACTGGAAGGAACGTCATGTGGGGCCTAACCTACGCCCTCAAGAACTTCTTCAACGTCCTCAGAAGGGACCACACGGGACTGCTCACCGACTACGCGAGCTACCTCGTCATAGTTACGGCCTTCGTCATGGGAGTTCTTCTGATATGGGGGTGA
- a CDS encoding proton-conducting transporter transmembrane domain-containing protein, producing MNGEIILPYLIIVPLFGAFSMPIVSLAGRKAREAWAVLVSGITFIVGSAIFYAVYENGPILYTLGAKNPFGQGAGFPIRIVWEVDLLSALMVLMVTFVAFLAVLYSIGYMRHDTGLDKYYTLVIILELGMLGIAITGDLFNFYVFLEIMSIASYALVAFRNDTWEGIEAGIKYMFVGSVASSFVLLGIALLYGQYGTLTMGYLAIKLAQNPTVVAKVALAFFIAGLLFKSGASPVHMWLADAHPAAPSSISAMLSGLVIKIGGVYALARILFSIYGASVSMKTVGWIIIIFACITLIIGNAMAVIQEDMKRLLAYSSVGQIGYILLGLGIGLAGYGTKAGEIAIAGAVYHTFNHALMKALLFLIAGAVIHELGTRNLNELSGLAKTMPKTTFAFLIGAAAIIGMPPLNGFASKWLIYESSATFNQVLATIAIIGTAFCTAAYVRVLYTFFGRPSEKVMKAKDPEASMLWPVVILALAIIIMGLFPWQISDKIMIPVARTLENQLGYVATLMGGA from the coding sequence ATGAACGGCGAGATCATCTTGCCATACCTTATAATCGTCCCGCTCTTTGGGGCCTTCTCGATGCCCATAGTCAGCCTGGCCGGAAGGAAAGCCAGAGAGGCCTGGGCGGTCCTCGTCTCGGGAATAACCTTCATAGTTGGCTCGGCGATTTTCTACGCCGTCTATGAAAACGGCCCGATACTCTACACCCTCGGTGCCAAGAACCCCTTCGGCCAGGGAGCCGGCTTTCCGATAAGGATAGTCTGGGAAGTCGACCTCCTCTCGGCCCTCATGGTGCTCATGGTAACCTTCGTGGCCTTCCTGGCGGTGCTCTATTCCATCGGCTACATGAGGCACGACACCGGCCTGGACAAGTACTACACGCTCGTAATCATCCTTGAACTTGGAATGCTCGGCATAGCGATAACGGGCGACCTCTTCAACTTCTACGTGTTCCTTGAGATAATGAGCATAGCCAGCTACGCGTTGGTTGCATTCAGGAACGACACCTGGGAGGGAATAGAGGCAGGCATAAAGTACATGTTCGTCGGCTCGGTGGCGAGCAGCTTCGTGCTCCTCGGCATAGCCCTTCTCTACGGCCAGTACGGAACCCTTACGATGGGGTACCTCGCGATAAAGCTCGCCCAGAACCCGACTGTAGTGGCCAAGGTTGCCCTCGCCTTCTTCATCGCCGGATTGCTCTTCAAGAGCGGTGCATCGCCGGTTCACATGTGGCTTGCCGATGCACACCCAGCGGCTCCGAGCTCCATCTCGGCAATGCTTTCAGGACTCGTCATAAAGATAGGGGGCGTCTACGCCCTTGCGAGGATACTCTTCAGCATCTACGGGGCGAGCGTCAGCATGAAGACCGTCGGCTGGATAATCATAATCTTCGCCTGCATAACCCTGATAATCGGAAACGCCATGGCTGTGATACAGGAGGATATGAAGCGCCTCCTGGCTTACTCCTCAGTCGGCCAGATAGGTTACATCCTCCTCGGCCTTGGAATTGGGCTTGCTGGATATGGTACGAAGGCGGGCGAGATAGCAATCGCGGGCGCAGTTTACCACACCTTCAACCACGCCCTCATGAAGGCGCTGCTGTTCCTTATTGCGGGGGCGGTCATACACGAACTCGGAACGAGGAACCTCAACGAGCTGAGCGGTTTAGCAAAGACGATGCCGAAAACAACCTTCGCCTTCCTCATTGGAGCGGCCGCTATAATCGGAATGCCGCCTCTCAACGGCTTCGCCAGCAAGTGGCTCATCTACGAGAGCTCCGCAACTTTCAACCAGGTCCTTGCCACGATAGCCATTATAGGAACCGCGTTCTGTACCGCTGCATACGTCAGGGTCCTATACACCTTCTTCGGAAGGCCGAGCGAGAAGGTCATGAAGGCAAAGGATCCCGAGGCGAGCATGCTGTGGCCTGTGGTTATCCTGGCTTTAGCGATAATCATCATGGGCCTCTTCCCGTGGCAGATAAGCGACAAAATCATGATACCGGTGGCAAGGACCCTCGAAAACCAGCTTGGGTACGTGGCCACTCTAATGGGGGGTGCCTGA
- a CDS encoding NADH-quinone oxidoreductase subunit K — MIQFQFIVAFLMIALGVYAFLAKKNLLKLILALDVIDSGIHLLLISLGYRMELNEIPTAPIYTGYETLKSPMVGPLPQALVLTSIVIGVCVLSLAVALTINAYRHYGTLDVRALRRLRG, encoded by the coding sequence ATGATACAGTTCCAGTTCATCGTTGCCTTCCTCATGATAGCCCTCGGCGTGTACGCTTTCCTCGCTAAGAAGAACCTGCTCAAGCTGATCCTGGCCCTGGACGTAATCGACTCCGGAATTCACCTGCTCCTCATAAGCCTTGGCTACCGGATGGAGCTGAACGAAATCCCGACGGCGCCAATCTACACCGGCTACGAGACCCTCAAGAGTCCGATGGTCGGCCCGCTGCCTCAGGCGCTCGTCCTCACGAGCATAGTCATCGGCGTTTGTGTGCTCTCGCTTGCGGTCGCCCTCACCATAAACGCCTACCGCCACTACGGAACCCTTGACGTGAGAGCTCTCAGGAGGTTGAGGGGATGA
- a CDS encoding Na(+)/H(+) antiporter subunit B — MNDGDMGVIVRTMARATIPLIGIFGAYVVMHGHLTPGGGFQGGTTIAGAGILFLIAFGLGEMKKRYNKNLYSALEGLGGLVFLGAAMLGIGVAFFYNTLWHNGPFFNGKPGTLLSAGYLPIMNLAVGLKVFTGLVSALTAIALWRRWKE, encoded by the coding sequence ATGAACGATGGCGACATGGGGGTAATAGTCAGGACGATGGCGAGAGCTACGATACCTCTCATCGGTATATTCGGTGCCTACGTTGTCATGCACGGTCACCTCACACCTGGTGGTGGCTTCCAGGGGGGAACTACCATAGCGGGAGCAGGGATACTCTTCCTCATAGCCTTCGGCCTCGGTGAGATGAAGAAGCGTTACAACAAGAACCTTTACTCTGCCCTTGAAGGCCTTGGCGGACTTGTATTTCTCGGTGCGGCGATGCTGGGAATTGGGGTGGCCTTCTTCTACAACACGCTCTGGCACAACGGGCCGTTCTTCAACGGGAAGCCGGGAACCCTCCTCTCGGCGGGGTACCTCCCAATAATGAACCTGGCAGTCGGTCTGAAGGTCTTTACGGGCCTGGTGAGTGCACTAACCGCCATAGCCCTCTGGAGGAGGTGGAAAGAATGA
- the mbhE gene encoding hydrogen gas-evolving membrane-bound hydrogenase subunit E, with product MKRTIAYLSLLFIVGALLYIANPNYGLKFGPGGEDWLKYRYTDNYYIEHGVEEVGGTNIVTDIVFDYRGYDTIGEATVLFTAIAGAIALLRPWRGDGK from the coding sequence ATGAAGAGGACAATAGCCTACCTCTCGCTCCTGTTCATCGTGGGTGCGCTCCTCTACATAGCTAACCCGAACTACGGCCTCAAGTTTGGGCCTGGCGGGGAAGACTGGCTCAAGTACCGCTACACGGACAACTACTACATCGAGCACGGCGTTGAGGAGGTCGGCGGTACAAACATCGTTACCGACATAGTGTTCGACTACCGTGGCTACGATACAATCGGAGAAGCGACCGTTCTATTCACTGCCATAGCCGGAGCCATAGCACTTCTCAGACCATGGAGGGGGGATGGGAAATGA
- a CDS encoding hydrogenase subunit MbhD domain-containing protein, protein MNAVDLDMLIQAIILIGVLVTAYLTIRYHDLLAAALASAAMSLLLSLEFYTLHAPDVAIAEAAVGAGVVTAVVVYGIAKTERWEGRE, encoded by the coding sequence ATGAACGCCGTTGATCTGGACATGCTCATCCAAGCGATAATCCTCATTGGAGTCCTCGTGACGGCTTACCTCACGATACGATACCACGACCTTCTGGCGGCGGCCTTAGCCTCAGCCGCCATGAGCCTCCTCCTCAGCCTTGAGTTCTACACCCTCCACGCGCCGGACGTTGCCATAGCAGAGGCCGCCGTTGGTGCAGGAGTGGTTACTGCCGTCGTTGTTTACGGTATCGCGAAGACAGAAAGGTGGGAGGGGAGAGAATGA
- the mnhG gene encoding monovalent cation/H(+) antiporter subunit G, whose translation MNTVDALIYVFLGISVAFNLLGSFALLRFPDVYTRLHGATKCTTFGTIFAVLAVVVHALYQLNKTGDSKYLQMALHSLVALIALLLTNPTGAHAIAKAAHLSGVKPVRAVVDAYEEKLGGGSE comes from the coding sequence GTGAACACGGTTGATGCGCTCATCTACGTCTTCCTCGGGATAAGCGTGGCCTTCAACCTCCTCGGAAGCTTCGCGCTCCTCCGCTTTCCGGACGTCTACACGAGGCTCCACGGGGCAACGAAGTGCACCACCTTCGGGACGATATTCGCGGTTCTGGCCGTTGTGGTTCACGCGCTCTATCAGCTTAACAAGACGGGGGACTCCAAGTACCTCCAGATGGCCCTCCACAGCCTCGTTGCGCTCATAGCGCTCCTCCTCACGAACCCGACGGGGGCACACGCGATAGCCAAGGCCGCGCACCTCAGCGGGGTCAAGCCGGTTAGGGCGGTTGTTGACGCCTACGAGGAGAAGCTCGGGGGTGGCTCGGAATGA
- a CDS encoding cation:proton antiporter, which produces MAFFYAAVLVGIAGLISVLRLILGPTVPDRVVGVDTLNTLVVAGMVLLGAAYDRTIYIDIAIVYALLSYIGTLVIAKYLQGGLA; this is translated from the coding sequence ATGGCCTTCTTCTATGCGGCTGTTTTAGTCGGGATAGCAGGTCTGATCTCGGTCCTGAGGCTGATACTCGGACCAACGGTTCCGGATAGAGTCGTTGGCGTTGATACGCTCAACACGCTCGTCGTTGCGGGCATGGTTCTGCTTGGAGCTGCCTACGACAGGACGATCTACATCGACATTGCGATAGTCTACGCCCTCCTGAGCTACATTGGAACGCTGGTGATAGCCAAGTACCTCCAGGGGGGATTGGCGTGA
- a CDS encoding monovalent cation/H+ antiporter subunit E, which translates to MPFIVAFLFAYILWLVLTAGSNGLLWSTEELVAGLVFAAIVGYATKDVVGENSTRFLNPVKWVTAIAYAPVLFWGMVKANLDVAYRVITGKIRPGIVRVPVELENDAQYTIMSNSITLTPGTLTIEASPEEKALYVHWINIPKGLERPESSKPVAGPFEKWARRLGR; encoded by the coding sequence TTGCCTTTCATTGTGGCGTTCCTCTTCGCCTACATCCTCTGGCTGGTCTTAACAGCCGGAAGCAACGGACTGCTGTGGAGCACGGAAGAGCTCGTAGCGGGGCTGGTATTCGCGGCAATAGTCGGCTATGCCACGAAGGACGTTGTGGGGGAGAACTCAACGCGCTTCCTGAACCCGGTCAAGTGGGTTACTGCAATCGCCTACGCCCCTGTGCTCTTCTGGGGCATGGTGAAGGCCAACCTCGACGTCGCATACCGTGTAATAACCGGGAAGATAAGACCCGGTATCGTTCGCGTTCCAGTCGAGCTTGAAAACGACGCCCAGTACACCATAATGAGCAACTCCATAACCCTCACGCCAGGCACCTTGACGATTGAGGCATCTCCAGAGGAGAAGGCCCTCTACGTCCACTGGATCAACATACCGAAGGGCCTTGAGAGGCCTGAGAGCTCCAAACCCGTTGCGGGACCCTTTGAGAAGTGGGCAAGGAGGCTGGGAAGATGA
- the hydB gene encoding NADPH-dependent hydrogenase/sulfhydrogenase 1 subunit beta — protein sequence MRYVKLPKENTYTFLERLKEWGKLYAPVKISEKFYDFREIDDVTKVEFNYNRTIMPPKKFFFKPREKLFEFSIKEAEYRETIEDVEPFVVFGVHACDIFGLKIMDTIYLDELPDKYYKVRREKGIIIGISCMPDEYCFCNLRETDFADDGFDLFLHELPDGWLVRVGSPTGHRIVDKNIKLFEEVTTEDICNFRDFENRRAQAFKYHEDWGNLRYLLELETEHPMWDEQSDLCLACGICNTTCPTCRCYEVQDIVNLDGNTGYRERRWDSCQFRSHGLVAGNHNFRPTKKARFMNRYMCKNSYNEKLGISYCVGCGRCTYFCPAGISFVRNLRTIMGLEEKTCPPEITEEIPKRGFAYASHIRGEDI from the coding sequence TTGCGATACGTTAAGCTCCCAAAGGAGAACACCTACACCTTCCTTGAGAGGCTGAAGGAATGGGGAAAGCTATACGCCCCCGTAAAGATCTCCGAGAAGTTCTACGACTTCAGGGAGATAGACGACGTTACGAAAGTCGAGTTCAACTACAACAGAACGATAATGCCGCCGAAGAAGTTCTTCTTCAAGCCGAGGGAGAAGCTCTTCGAGTTCAGCATAAAGGAGGCGGAATACAGGGAAACCATAGAGGACGTTGAGCCCTTCGTGGTCTTTGGAGTTCACGCCTGCGACATCTTCGGCCTGAAGATAATGGACACAATCTACCTCGACGAGCTCCCTGACAAGTACTACAAGGTGAGGCGCGAGAAGGGCATAATCATTGGCATAAGCTGCATGCCGGATGAGTACTGCTTCTGCAACCTGAGGGAGACCGATTTTGCCGACGATGGCTTCGACCTCTTCCTCCACGAGCTCCCCGATGGATGGCTCGTCAGGGTTGGCTCACCAACCGGCCACAGAATAGTTGACAAGAACATCAAGCTCTTCGAGGAGGTAACCACCGAGGACATCTGCAACTTCAGGGACTTCGAAAACAGGCGCGCTCAGGCGTTCAAGTACCACGAGGACTGGGGCAACCTGCGCTACCTGCTTGAGCTTGAAACCGAGCACCCGATGTGGGACGAGCAGAGCGACTTATGCCTTGCCTGTGGAATATGCAACACAACCTGCCCGACCTGCCGCTGCTACGAGGTGCAGGATATAGTGAACCTCGATGGCAACACCGGCTACCGCGAGAGGCGCTGGGACTCCTGCCAGTTCAGGAGCCACGGTCTCGTTGCAGGAAACCACAACTTCAGGCCAACCAAGAAGGCCCGCTTCATGAACCGCTACATGTGTAAGAACTCCTACAATGAGAAGCTCGGCATAAGCTACTGCGTCGGCTGTGGAAGGTGCACCTACTTCTGTCCAGCAGGCATAAGCTTCGTCAGGAACCTGAGGACGATCATGGGTCTTGAGGAGAAGACCTGCCCGCCCGAGATAACCGAGGAGATTCCGAAGAGGGGCTTCGCGTATGCCTCCCACATAAGGGGTGAGGACATATGA
- the hydG gene encoding NADPH-dependent hydrogenase/sulfhydrogenase 1 subunit gamma — MSELILPKEIMMPEENPYALHKAKVLKVYPLTETEKLFLFRFEDPELAENWTFRPGQFVQLTIPGVGEVPISICSSPMRHGFFELCIRKAGRVTTVVHRLKPGDTVLVRGPYGNGFPVDEWEGMDILLIAAGLGTAPLRSVFLYAMDNRWKYGNITFINTARYGKDLLFYKELEAMKDLAEAENVKIIQSVTRDPDWPGLHGRPQNFIPEANTNPKNTAVAICGPPRMYKAVFESLINYGYRPENIYVTLERKMKCGIGKCGHCNVGTSTSWKYVCKDGPVFGYFDIISTPGLLD, encoded by the coding sequence ATGAGCGAGCTTATTCTCCCGAAGGAGATAATGATGCCCGAGGAAAACCCCTACGCACTCCACAAGGCAAAGGTGCTCAAGGTATATCCACTCACTGAGACCGAAAAGCTCTTCCTGTTCCGCTTTGAGGATCCTGAGTTGGCAGAAAACTGGACCTTCAGGCCGGGACAGTTCGTCCAGCTCACGATCCCTGGAGTCGGCGAGGTTCCCATAAGCATCTGCTCCTCGCCAATGAGGCACGGCTTCTTCGAGCTGTGCATCAGGAAGGCCGGAAGGGTCACAACTGTTGTCCACCGCCTCAAGCCCGGGGATACAGTCCTCGTGAGGGGACCATATGGAAACGGCTTCCCGGTTGACGAGTGGGAAGGGATGGATATCCTCTTGATAGCGGCTGGCCTCGGAACTGCACCGCTCAGGAGCGTCTTCCTCTATGCTATGGACAACCGCTGGAAGTACGGCAACATAACCTTCATCAACACTGCCCGCTATGGAAAAGACCTGCTCTTCTACAAGGAGCTCGAGGCCATGAAGGACCTGGCGGAGGCAGAGAACGTCAAGATAATCCAGAGCGTGACGAGAGACCCAGACTGGCCGGGTCTACACGGAAGGCCTCAGAACTTCATTCCGGAGGCGAACACCAACCCGAAGAACACGGCCGTGGCCATCTGCGGCCCGCCGAGAATGTACAAGGCGGTCTTCGAGTCTCTGATTAACTACGGCTACCGGCCGGAGAACATCTACGTGACCCTTGAGAGGAAGATGAAGTGCGGAATTGGCAAGTGCGGTCACTGCAACGTCGGAACGAGCACGAGCTGGAAGTACGTCTGCAAAGACGGGCCCGTCTTCGGCTACTTCGACATAATATCAACGCCTGGCTTGCTCGACTGA